One genomic window of Coffea eugenioides isolate CCC68of chromosome 1, Ceug_1.0, whole genome shotgun sequence includes the following:
- the LOC113762996 gene encoding probable glucuronoxylan glucuronosyltransferase IRX7, which produces MADSSLHKKPTRNRGFYVRMRFLNHHNNVNYSKHGGRASQQSIEKSFCYRYYKWLLWISLALYFLSSFLITHKPTPSALSLSTTTILPRLKASRALFESTNSTSIGKFRGLKVYIYELPSKYNTDWLQDGRCSNHLFASEVAIHRALLTSEVRTFDPWEADFFFVPVYVSCNFSTVNGFPAIGHARSLIASAIEVISSELPFWNRSLGSDHIFVASHDYGACFHAMEDRAKADGIPEFLKKSIILQTFGVNYDHPCQDVERIVIPPYISPKSVRKTLDKSPINGRRDIFAFFRGKMEVHPKNVSGRFYGKRVRTVIWRKYGNDRKFYLKRHRFAGYQSEIVRSTFCLCPLGWAPWSPRLVESVALGCVPVIIADGIRLPFPGAVPWADISLTVAENDVAELGPILEHVASTNLTAIQRKLWDPSVRRALLFNDPVVDGDATWQVLEALSRKLDRSQKKWRVSSE; this is translated from the exons ATGGCAGATTCATCACTTCATAAAAAACCCACAAGAAACAGAGGTTTCTACGTGAGGATGAGGTTCTTAAACCATCACAACAACGTTAATTATTCCAAACATGGCGGAAGAGCTTCACAACAATCCATTGAAAAAAGCTTTTGTTACAGATATTACAAATGGCTTCTTTGGATTTCTCTTGCTCTTTACttcctctcttcttttctcaTCACTCACAAACCAACCCCTTCTGCTCTTTCCCTCTCCACAACCACCATTCTTCCTCGCTTAAAAGCCTCTCGTGCTCTATTCGAATCCACTAATTCCACCTCAATAG GGAAATTTAGGGGGTTGAAGGTGTACATATATGAATTGCCCTCTAAATACAATACTGACTGGCTACAGGACGGAAGGTGTAGCAATCATTTGTTTGCCTCTGAGGTGGCTATCCACAGAGCTTTGTTAACTAGTGAAGTCCGTACGTTTGATCCTTGGGAGGCTGATTTTTTCTTCGTCCCTGTATATGTTTCCTGCAATTTCAGCACTGTTAATGGCTTCCCAGCCATCGGTCATGCACGAAGCCTCATCGCCTCGGCTATTGAGGTTATTTCCTCTGAGCTTCCGTTCTGGAATCGTAGCCTTGGCTCTGACCACATTTTTGTTGCATCCCATGATTATGGCGCTTGCTTTCACGCCATG GAGGATAGAGCTAAGGCGGACGGGATACCTGAGTTTTTGAAAAAGTCGATAATATTACAAACTTTCGGAGTCAACTATGATCACCCATGTCAAGACGTGGAACGTATCGTTATACCTCCCTATATCTCGCCGAAAAGTGTACGGAAGACGCTGGACAAGTCTCCGATCAATGGCCGGCGGGACATTTTTGCGTTTTTCCGGGGTAAGATGGAGGTCCATCCTAAGAATGTCAGCGGCCGGTTTTACGGCAA GCGCGTGAGAACGGTGATATGGCGGAAATACGGGAACGATCGGAAGTTTTACTTAAAGAGGCATAGGTTTGCCGGTTACCAGTCAGAGATCGTACGGTCAACGTTCTGTTTGTGTCCGCTAGGGTGGGCCCCATGGAGTCCGAGGCTTGTTGAATCCGTGGCACTCGGTTGCGTGCCGGTCATAATAGCCGATGGTATCCGGTTGCCTTTCCCAGGCGCCGTGCCGTGGGCGGATATATCCCTCACGGTGGCGGAGAATGACGTGGCAGAGCTAGGACCGATTCTGGAACACGTAGCGTCTACTAACCTAACCGCCATACAGAGGAAACTATGGGACCCGAGTGTTAGGAGGGCCCTGCTTTTCAACGATCCGGTGGTGGATGGGGATGCCACGTGGCAGGTGCTGGAAGCCCTATCAAGGAAGCTCGACAGGTCCCAGAAGAAGTGGAGGGTTTCGAGCGAATGA
- the LOC113764064 gene encoding probable xyloglucan endotransglucosylase/hydrolase protein 32 — MALILLSFFIVFLLPPTNAQGDRPSPGYYPSSRVASLGFNQGFRTLWGPQNQRIEQGSLTIWLDRSSGSGFKSLNRYRSGYFGAAVKLQPGYTAGVITSFYLSNNEDYPGYHDEIDIEFLGTTTDKPYTLQTNVYMRGSGDGNIVGREMKFHLWFDPTKDFHNYAILWSPNEIIFFVDDVPIRRYPRKSDATFPLRPMWVYGSIWDASSWATEEGKYKADYQYQPFVGRYNNFKLGGCTTNGDATCRSISASPAGPSGLSSQQYAAMAWVQRNYKVYDYCADPSRDHTHTPEC, encoded by the exons ATGGCCCTGATTCTTCTCTCGTTTTTCATAGTTTTCCTGCTCCCTCCAACCAACGCTCAGGGCGATCGACCTTCCCCGGGCTACTACCCTAGTTCAAGAGTTGCTTCACTAGGGTTTAACCAGGGCTTTAGGACCCTTTGGGGTCCTCAGAATCAAAGGATCGAGCAAGGCTCTTTAACAATCTGGCTTGATAGAAGCTCAG GCAGCGGATTCAAATCCCTCAACCGATATCGATCTGGTTATTTTGGTGCTGCCGTCAAGCTCCAACCTGGTTATACAGCTGGAGTCATTACATCTTTCTAC CTTTCAAACAACGAGGACTATCCCGGGTACCATGATGAGATTGACATCGAGTTTCTCGGGACAACTACTGATAAGCCATATACATTGCAAACAAACGTCTACATGAGAGGAAGTGGAGATGGAAACATTGTAGGCAGGGAGATGAAGTTTCACCTTTGGTTCGACCCCACGAAAGATTTCCACAACTATGCTATACTCTGGAGCCCTAACGAAATCAT ATTTTTTGTCGACGACGTGCCAATTAGAAGATACCCAAGAAAAAGTGATGCCACATTTCCTCTAAGACCTATGTGGGTGTACGGTTCGATTTGGGATGCATCATCATGGGCCACCGAGGAAGGAAAATACAAAGCTGATTATCAGTACCAGCCCTTTGTTGGGAGGTACAACAATTTCAAATTAGGTGGTTGCACCACCAATGGCGATGCCACTTGCCGCTCTATATCTGCTTCTCCGGCGGGTCCTAGTGGGCTGAGCAGCCAGCAATATGCAGCCATGGCATGGGTCCAGAGGAACTACAAGGTTTATGATTATTGCGCAGATCCTAGCAGAGACCACACCCATACACCTGAGTGCTAG
- the LOC113764058 gene encoding vacuolar protein sorting-associated protein 24 homolog 1, giving the protein MEKVMNMIKPKPNPQQLLRDWQRRLRQECRNIERQIRDIQREEKNVQKAIKEAAKRNDMGSAKSLAKELVRSRKTVNRLYENKAQMNSISMHLGESVAIARTVGHLSKSAEVMKLVNNLMKAPEVAITMQEFSKEMTKAGVIEELVNDAVDNALDSEDIEEETEEEVDKVLTAIAGETAAQLPEAVRKERLKQPAQEDVEEDDEEELEEIRARLAKVRS; this is encoded by the exons atgGAGAAAGTGATGAATATGATAAAGCCGAAGCCTAACCCGCAACAGTTATTGAGAGATTGGCAGCGTCGTCTCCGTCAAGAGTGTCGCAATATCGAGCGCCAAATCCGAG ATATACAGAGAGAAGAGAAGAATGTGCAGAAAGCAATTAAAGAAGCAGCAAAGAGAAATGACATGGGTTCTGCCAAG TCCCTTGCTAAAGAACTTGTGAGATCTAGAAAGACAGTGAACCGTCTTTACGAGAATAAGGCACAGATGAATTCAATATCAATGCATCTTGGAGAAAGTGTTG CCATTGCTCGCACTGTGGGACATTTATCAAAGAGTGCTGAGGTCATGAAGCTTGTCAATAATCTGATGAAGGCTCCTGAGGTGGCTATAACAATGCAAGAATTTAGTAAAGAAATGACCAAG GCTGGTGTCATAGAAGAGCTTGTGAATGATGCCGTGGACAATGCCCTGGATTCAGAAGACATTGAAGAGGAGACTGAAGAAGAAGTTGATAAGGTCTTAACTGCTATTGCTGGTGAGACTGCTGCACAGCTTCCCGAAGCAGTCAGGAAGGAGAGGTTGAAGCAGCCTGCCCAGGAAGATGTAGAG GAGGATGATGAGGAAGAGCTTGAAGAAATTAGGGCGCGTCTCGCCAAAGTTAGATCATAA
- the LOC113764049 gene encoding serine carboxypeptidase-like, with protein sequence MAFPLFLSLFQLLLITSPTLIPFAYANESHRKLSLSSSTLNFPKAQAERLIRQLNLFPELEINISPGRPGNLSGSRIVEKQFSLSCLGDSGATVEDLGHHAGYYKLQHSKDARMFYLFFESRKSKSDPVVIWLTGGPGCSSELALFYENGPFKIANNLSLIWNDYGWDKVSNIIFVDQPIGTGFSYSSDKSDIRHNEEEVSNDLYDFLQAFFEEHPQYAKNDFYITGESYAGHYIPAFASRIQRGNKGKEGTGINLKGIAIGNGLTNPEIQYQAYTQYALDNKLITQADANTLSPLVSQCQQAIKSCGPDGGTSCRQAYSTCNGLFNSILEIAGNINYYDIRKQCISNLCYDFSNMEKFLNEKSVRDALGVGDIEFVSCSGDVYQALITDWMRNLEVGVPAFLEDGVKVLVYAGECDLICNWLGNSRWVHAIEWSGQKDFEAAPDVPFVVDSVEAGLHKGHGPLSFLKVHDAGHMVPMDQPKASLVMIEKWMQGTLPVTGIADKLSTQ encoded by the exons ATGgcctttcctctttttctttctctttttcagCTCCTTTTGATCACTTCTCCAACCTTAATTCCTTTTGCATATGCTAACGAAAGTCATCGGAAACTTTCCTTGTCCTCTTCAACCTTAAATTTCCCAAAAGCTCAGGCTGAAAGGCTCATTAGACAACTTAACTTGTTCCCTGAGCTTGAAATCAACATCTCCCCTGGTCGTCCTGGTAACTTGTCTGGATCAAGAATTGTCGAAAAGCAATTTAGTTTATCTTGTCTTGGTGATTCTGGGGCCACAGTTGAAGACTTGGGCCATCATGCAGGGTATTATAAACTTCAACATTCCAAGGATGCAAG GATGTTCTACCTTTTCTTTGAATCCCGTAAAAGCAAGAGCGACCCTGTTGTTATTTGGTTGACTGGAGGACCAGGATGCAGTAGTGAACTAGCTTTGTTCTATGAAAATGGCCCTTTCAAGATTGCAAACAATCTGTCTCTGATATGGAATGATTATGGATGGGACAAG GTATCAAACATTATATTTGTCGACCAGCCAATTGGAACAGGATTCAGTTATAGTTCTGATAAAAGCGACATCCGCCACAATGAAGAGGAAGTCAGCAATGATTTGTACGACTTCCTTCAG GCATTTTTTGAGGAGCACCCTCAATATGCAAAGAATGACTTCTATATAACTGGAGAATCATATGCTGGGCACTACATCCCTGCTTTTGCCTCTCGAATTCAAAGAGGAAACAAAGGCAAGGAAGGAACTGGTATTAACCTCAAG GGTATTGCAATTGGCAATGGACTCACTAATCCAGAAATCCAGTATCAAGCATACACCCAATATGCTTTGGACAATAAATTGATTACACAGGCAGATGCCAACACGTTAAGCCCCCTGGTGTCACAATGCCAACAGGCAATTAAATCTTGTG GCCCTGATGGTGGAACTTCCTGTAGGCAAGCATATAGTACTTGCAATGGCCTCTTCAACAGTATATTGGAAATCGCTGGCAACATAAAC TACTATGATATCCGAAAGCAGTGTATTTCTAATCTATGTTACGACTTTTCGAACATGGAAAAATTCCTCAATGAGAAATCAGTCAGAGATGCACTGGGTGTTGGGGATATTGAATTTGTGTCATGCAGTGGAGACGTGTACCAAGCACTGATCACAGACTGGATGAGGAATCTTGAAGTTGGTGTTCCAGCATTCCTGGAAGATGGAGTCAAGGTACTTGTATATGCTGGGGAGTGTGATCTCATCTGCAACTGGCTTG GAAACTCAAGATGGGTTCATGCTATTGAGTGGTCTGGGCAGAAAGATTTTGAAGCAGCTCCAGATGTTCCATTTGTAGTAGATAGTGTCGAAGCTGGATTACACAAGGGCCATGGACCTCTGTCTTTTCTTAAGGTCCATGATGCTGGTCACATGGTTCCAATGGATCAACCAAAAGCATCATTGGTTATGATAGAGAAGTGGATGCAGGGCACACTTCCAGTGACTGGGATAGCAGATAAGCTGAGCACCCAGTGA
- the LOC113765356 gene encoding serine carboxypeptidase-like, producing the protein MVVSSFLPHFLSLLILLLSSPSPTFSIRATRNDQNLLPSSTLNFPKKQAEKLIRELNLFPEHDININTGNNSAAAATSVVEKRLNLPVLGDSGATVQDLGHHAGYFRLPDTKAARMFYFFFESRKDKTDPVVIWLTGGPGCGCELALFYENGPFKIANNLSLVWNNFGWDKVSNLIYVDQPTGTGFSYSSSEEDVRHDEFGVSNDLYNFLQAFFKQHPEYAKNDFYITGESYAGHYIPALASRVLQGNKNKEGTYINLKGLAIGNGLTNPGIQYKAYPDYALDMKVISQSDYNTLQKSVADCDKALKPCGTNGENSCVTAFQVCESIFNDILSIAFGLNYYDIRKECEGDLCYDFSNVEHFLSQQSVKSALGVGNIEFVSCSTTVHQEMITDIMRNLEVGVPALLEAGINLLVYAGEYDLICNWLGNSRWVEAMEWSGQKNYSAAPTVPFTVDGSEAGLQKKYGPLIFLKVHNAGHLVPMDQPEAALDMIQRWLQGKL; encoded by the exons ATGGTAGTATCATCTTTCCTTCCTCACTTTCTTTCTCTCCTTATTCTCCTTCTCAGCAGTCCTTCTCCAACCTTTTCAATTCGAGCGAcaagaaatgaccaaaatcTCTTGCCGTCTTCAACGTTAAACTTCCCCAAGAAACAGGCGGAAAAGTTGATCAGGGAACTCAACTTGTTTCCTGAACACGACATCAACATTAACACCGGGAATAACTCGGCCGCCGCCGCCACGAGTGTTGTTGAAAAGCGTTTAAACCTCCCCGTTCTCGGTGATTCTGGGGCAACTGTTCAAGACTTGGGACACCATGCTGGTTATTTTCGGCTTCCCGACACTAAAGCTGCAAG GATGTTCTACTTTTTCTTTGAATCGCGGAAGGATAAGACTGATCCTGTGGTTATTTGGTTGACGGGAGGACCAGGATGTGGATGTGAATTAGCATTGTTTTATGAAAATGGCCCTTTCAAGATAGCAAACAACCTCTCCCTCGTCTGGAACAATTTTGGTTGGGACAAG GTATCAAACCTCATATATGTCGACCAGCCAACTGGGACTGGTTTTAGTTACAGTTCAAGCGAGGAAGACGTTCGCCATGATGAATTTGGTGTCAGCAATGATCTATACAATTTTTTGCAG GCCTTTTTCAAGCAGCATCCTGAATATGCCAAGAACGACTTCTACATAACGGGGGAATCGTATGCAGGGCATTATATCCCTGCTCTTGCTTCCCGAGTCCTACAgggaaacaaaaacaaagaaggAACTTATATAAACTTGAAG GGTTTGGCAATTGGTAATGGGCTTACCAATCCAGGAATCCAGTACAAAGCTTACCCCGATTATGCTTTGGATATGAAAGTAATCTCTCAATCAGATTACAACACCTTGCAGAAGTCTGTGGCAGACTGTGATAAGGCATTAAAACCTTGTG GCACTAATGGTGAAAATTCTTGTGTGACTGCGTTTCAAGTTTGTGAAAGTATCTTCAACGACATACTATCAATtgcctttggtttaaat TACTATGATATCAGAAAAGAATGTGAGGGCGATCTATGCTATGATTTCTCAAACGTGGAGCATTTTTTGAGCCAGCAATCAGTTAAAAGTGCTCTAGGAGTTGGAAACATTGAATTCGTTTCCTGCAGTACAACGGTGCATCAGGAGATGATCACAGACATCATGAGAAATCTTGAAGTTGGCGTTCCAGCATTGCTGGAGGCTGGAATCAACTTGCTCGTCTACGCCGGGGAGTATGATCTAATATGCAATTGGCTTG GGAACTCCAGATGGGTTGAGGCTATGGAATGGTCAGGACAGAAGAATTACTCAGCAGCTCCTACTGTTCCATTTACAGTAGACGGTTCGGAGGCAGGATTGCAAAAAAAGTATGGACCATTGATCTTTCTCAAAGTACACAATGCTGGCCACTTGGTTCCCATGGATCAGCCAGAAGCGGCATTGGATATGATACAGAGGTGGCTACAAGGCAAACTCTGA